Proteins from one Thermoanaerobaculia bacterium genomic window:
- the nrdR gene encoding transcriptional regulator NrdR: MRCPFCGTSQDRVVDSRESREGVTIRRRRECLACHRRFTTYEKVEEIAYRVVKNDGSREDFDRSKLLKGLEKACEKRPVSLRQLEEIVDAAESLLTEQEDRELSTSEIGAF, translated from the coding sequence ATGCGCTGCCCCTTCTGCGGAACGAGTCAGGACCGGGTCGTCGACTCGCGCGAGAGCCGCGAAGGCGTGACGATCCGGCGCCGGCGTGAATGCCTCGCCTGCCATCGCCGATTCACGACCTACGAGAAGGTCGAGGAGATCGCCTACCGCGTGGTCAAGAACGACGGTTCGCGCGAGGATTTCGACCGCAGCAAGCTCCTCAAGGGCCTCGAGAAGGCCTGCGAGAAGCGTCCGGTGTCGCTGCGCCAGCTCGAAGAGATCGTGGACGCCGCCGAGAGCCTGCTGACGGAGCAGGAGGACCGCGAGCTCTCGACGAGCGAGATCGGCGCCTTCG
- a CDS encoding response regulator, whose amino-acid sequence MSEVLRILILEDRPADAELMLREVRKEGIEFAALRVETEADFRKQLLEFRPDLILADYSLPSYDGMSALTLAHREFPGVPFILVSGTLGEEIAVEGLHHGATDYVLKDRLSRLGAAVRRALLEVEERKELHRAEAQRERLAALVEASPDFIGFADAKTTQIQYINKYGRKMCGIGEDEELGGLKISDVHPAWMNQRLAEILLPAAVRDGLWEGEGAFLHRDGRDIPVLMALLAHKAADGEVDIFYTVSHNITERKLLEAQFLQAQKMESVGRLAGGIAHDFNNLLTVILGTVDLAQTNRTEDDPLYADLQELRKAGELAAGLTRQLLAFSRRQILQPKVLSLNTLLPDMLAMFQRLLGEDVTVAFIPGIDLDFVRVDPVQIEQVLINLAINARDAMPRGGTLTIETRNVTLDEAYAAGHPAARPGPHVQLLVSDTGIGMDESTRLQAFEPFFTTKSAGTGTGLGLSTVYGIVKQSGGSIWVESELGRGSCFDIYLPRSAGPLTATATVAVESASRGSETILIVEDEAPLRSLARRFLEGAGYTVLDAENGDAALACLEHHAAPVDLVLTDLVMPGMGGRELAKRLSARFPKLKIVFTSGYTDEAILHQGPFDDGTHFLAKPYTMAGLRTKVRNVLDSPGDLPTGA is encoded by the coding sequence ATGAGCGAAGTGCTTCGCATTCTCATCCTGGAGGACCGGCCGGCCGACGCGGAGCTGATGCTGCGCGAAGTGCGGAAGGAGGGGATCGAGTTCGCGGCGCTGCGTGTCGAGACCGAAGCGGACTTCCGCAAGCAGCTCCTCGAGTTTCGGCCGGACCTGATTCTCGCCGACTACAGCCTCCCCAGCTACGACGGCATGTCAGCTTTGACACTTGCTCACAGGGAGTTTCCCGGTGTGCCCTTCATTCTCGTCTCCGGCACCCTGGGCGAGGAGATTGCGGTGGAGGGCCTTCACCACGGCGCCACGGATTACGTACTCAAGGACCGGCTCTCCCGTCTGGGTGCGGCGGTGCGGCGGGCTCTGCTCGAGGTCGAGGAGAGGAAGGAGCTCCATCGGGCGGAGGCGCAACGCGAGCGACTGGCTGCCCTCGTCGAGGCCAGCCCGGACTTTATTGGCTTCGCCGATGCGAAAACCACGCAGATCCAGTACATCAACAAGTACGGCCGGAAGATGTGCGGAATCGGCGAAGACGAGGAATTGGGGGGGCTCAAGATCAGCGATGTACATCCGGCTTGGATGAACCAACGGCTGGCCGAGATTCTCTTGCCCGCGGCTGTTCGCGACGGCCTATGGGAGGGCGAGGGAGCGTTTCTTCACCGGGACGGTCGCGATATCCCGGTCTTGATGGCTCTCCTGGCCCACAAGGCCGCTGACGGTGAAGTGGACATCTTCTACACGGTTTCGCACAACATCACCGAGCGAAAGCTGTTGGAGGCCCAGTTTCTGCAGGCCCAGAAGATGGAGAGTGTGGGGCGGCTCGCCGGCGGCATCGCCCACGATTTCAACAACCTGCTGACGGTGATTCTCGGGACGGTCGACCTCGCCCAGACGAATCGGACGGAGGACGACCCGTTGTATGCGGACCTGCAGGAGTTGCGCAAAGCCGGAGAGCTGGCCGCCGGACTGACGCGGCAACTCCTGGCCTTCAGCCGCAGGCAGATCCTGCAGCCCAAGGTGCTGAGCCTGAACACGCTTCTTCCGGACATGCTCGCCATGTTCCAGCGGCTGCTCGGAGAGGACGTCACCGTGGCGTTCATTCCCGGGATCGACCTCGACTTCGTAAGAGTCGATCCCGTGCAGATAGAGCAGGTGCTGATCAACCTGGCCATCAACGCGCGCGATGCGATGCCGCGCGGCGGCACTCTGACGATCGAAACCCGGAACGTGACGCTCGACGAGGCCTACGCCGCCGGACATCCGGCGGCGCGACCGGGCCCGCACGTTCAGCTGCTGGTCAGCGACACCGGCATCGGGATGGACGAGTCCACGCGCCTTCAGGCCTTCGAGCCATTTTTCACCACCAAGAGCGCGGGAACAGGTACCGGGCTCGGTCTCTCCACGGTCTACGGCATCGTCAAGCAGAGCGGCGGCTCCATCTGGGTGGAGAGCGAGCTCGGTCGGGGGAGCTGTTTCGACATCTATCTGCCGCGGTCCGCAGGGCCACTGACAGCGACCGCCACCGTTGCGGTCGAGTCGGCGTCGCGAGGCTCCGAGACGATCCTGATCGTCGAAGACGAGGCTCCGCTGCGCAGTCTCGCCAGGCGGTTTCTCGAAGGGGCAGGTTACACGGTTCTCGACGCGGAGAACGGCGATGCGGCTCTCGCCTGCCTCGAGCACCACGCCGCTCCGGTCGACCTCGTTCTCACCGACCTCGTGATGCCGGGAATGGGCGGCCGGGAGCTGGCGAAGCGGCTCTCTGCCCGGTTCCCGAAGCTGAAGATCGTCTTCACTTCCGGGTACACCGACGAGGCCATCCTGCACCAGGGTCCGTTCGACGATGGCACTCACTTCCTCGCCAAGCCCTACACGATGGCGGGGCTGAGGACGAAGGTCCGGAACGTCCTGGACTCGCCAGGCGACCTTCCGACAGGCGCCTGA
- a CDS encoding response regulator, whose translation MSNANGVEILLVEDNLHDGELALRALKKRNLANHVVWVKDGAEALEFIFGALTGASQRINHTPKVIMLDLKLPKVDGLEVLRRLKGDDRTRQIPVVVLTSSREEQDIVETYRLGVNSYIVKPVEFENFSEAVAHLGLYWLLLNQPPTPVAKD comes from the coding sequence ATGAGCAACGCAAACGGGGTCGAAATCCTGCTGGTGGAAGACAACCTGCACGATGGGGAGTTGGCCTTGCGGGCGCTCAAGAAGCGCAACCTGGCCAACCATGTCGTGTGGGTCAAGGACGGCGCAGAGGCGCTGGAGTTCATCTTCGGCGCGCTCACGGGCGCGTCACAGCGAATCAACCATACTCCGAAAGTAATCATGCTCGACCTCAAGCTGCCCAAAGTCGACGGGCTGGAAGTCTTGCGCCGGCTCAAGGGCGACGATCGAACCCGGCAGATCCCGGTGGTGGTGTTGACCTCGTCGCGCGAAGAGCAGGACATCGTGGAGACTTATCGCCTGGGCGTGAACAGCTACATCGTCAAGCCGGTGGAGTTCGAGAACTTCTCCGAAGCGGTGGCCCACCTGGGCCTGTATTGGCTGTTGTTGAATCAACCGCCCACGCCGGTCGCGAAAGACTGA
- a CDS encoding PAS domain-containing protein produces MTLDMASPSSGFQRVTAMSAGALAVFVGVTVLVGWALDLGALKSILPGWVSVKPNTALAFILTGMGLLFSFRPHSSLNLRPAAFVSRLVRLCALLAGLIGLLTLSEYAFGWNAGIDLWLFPEPAGTVGTSHPGRMAPDTALCFVLIASALELAGVARKTKRALVAAALLGSLVTTMALVEMLSYFSPALRTYGWGGLTMMALPTATLFAVLGVSLARIAWQESMSQIAASAMSIAEPRPRVGLAFLLVFFLLAAGIVSTGTFYYRDYGRHYRSEVGRQLSAIADLKVDQIVQWRKERLGDASLFFQNAQISSQMRRLLDRPEDADAQRQLLQWIVKFQEHSDTDRVRLLDVRGITRLSSPAGFPPVSAPKESAIAETLRSGQIMFQDFYRNDYDMKVYLGILVPIFDAQDAGRPLGVLALRINPESYLFPAIKRWPTPSPTAETLLVRRDGNDALFLSELRFQRNTTLNLRVPLDRTTMPAVQAALGREGVTDGVDYRGAKVVAATRTIPDSPWSLVARMDATEAYGPMVGELWQMIVMAGGLLLAAGGGVALVWRQQSLRFYRGEAAAAETLRASEERFRIASETANDVVYDWDLKQSVQWLGKVDEMLGYEPGAFPRTLDGWTASVHPDDLAHTIAAIQAHLEGHAPYDIEYRVRRKDGVYRWWWARGAAARTPEGTPVRWIGSITDITERKQAEADLVEAQNLRTEAEKLGKVGSWEFDTETKAMTWTEEVFHIHEVDLTYQPTVDAGVNFYAPASRPIIAQAVQRAIEQGEPFDVELEIVTAKGNRRYVHSIGRADPTRRTVLGFFQDITAQKHAEEEVRSLNAELEQRVHERTAQLETANADLRANRSLIEVIYRSQAQFIAADASQDMFDDLLDSLLDLTGSEYGFIDEMFYTPDGKPYLTARAITDISWNEQTRQMYAQFVSGELSFTKLESLFGAVMATGKPVIANNAPSDPRRGGVPPGHPALNAFLGLPLHSNNRFVGVIGLANRPGGYSEELIAHLEPVVQACASLLSAWRSERKREEAEAALVRKTAELETANKELEAFSYSVSHDLRAPLRAIDGYGRILLEDYESRLDPEGRRLLGVISGETRRMGQLIDDLLAFSQLSRRKLEASDIDMAAMARAVFDEQAGHAPQRVFRLELQPLPPAHGDPAMIRVALGNLLSNAIKFTKPRNPAVIEIGSRLEDGQAVYYVKDNGVGFDMRYAHKLFGVFQRLHSTEEFEGTGVGLALVQRVVHRHGGRVWADGKVDEGATFYFSLPDMREES; encoded by the coding sequence ATGACTCTTGACATGGCATCGCCGTCGAGCGGATTCCAGAGGGTCACCGCAATGTCGGCGGGCGCTCTGGCAGTCTTCGTCGGCGTCACGGTCCTTGTCGGCTGGGCACTCGACCTCGGCGCGCTGAAGAGCATCCTCCCGGGCTGGGTCAGCGTCAAGCCGAACACCGCCCTGGCTTTCATCCTGACCGGAATGGGCTTGCTGTTTTCCTTCCGCCCGCACTCATCCCTCAACCTTCGACCTGCCGCCTTCGTCTCCCGCCTCGTACGACTTTGCGCCCTGCTGGCCGGCCTGATCGGTCTGCTGACGCTGAGCGAATATGCGTTCGGCTGGAACGCCGGAATCGATCTGTGGTTGTTCCCTGAGCCTGCCGGGACAGTAGGCACATCGCATCCGGGTCGCATGGCGCCGGATACGGCACTCTGTTTTGTCCTCATCGCGTCGGCACTGGAGCTCGCCGGGGTCGCTCGCAAGACGAAACGGGCGTTGGTCGCTGCGGCGCTGCTGGGCTCGCTGGTGACAACCATGGCTTTGGTGGAGATGCTCTCCTACTTCTCACCGGCCCTCCGCACCTATGGCTGGGGGGGCTTGACGATGATGGCGCTCCCGACCGCGACGCTGTTTGCGGTCCTGGGCGTTTCGCTGGCGCGGATCGCGTGGCAGGAAAGCATGTCGCAGATAGCCGCTTCCGCGATGTCCATTGCAGAACCCAGGCCCCGCGTCGGGCTGGCGTTTCTGCTGGTCTTCTTCCTGTTGGCGGCGGGCATTGTCTCGACTGGCACGTTCTATTACCGGGACTACGGGCGACATTACCGCTCGGAGGTGGGGCGCCAGCTTTCGGCGATCGCGGACCTGAAGGTTGACCAGATCGTGCAGTGGCGCAAGGAGCGGCTGGGGGACGCCTCACTGTTCTTCCAGAACGCCCAGATTTCCTCCCAGATGCGGCGGCTCCTCGACCGGCCCGAGGACGCGGACGCGCAGCGCCAACTCCTGCAGTGGATCGTCAAATTCCAGGAACACAGCGACACTGACCGGGTTCGCCTCCTGGATGTCCGCGGCATCACCCGCCTGTCTTCGCCCGCCGGGTTTCCCCCCGTTTCCGCCCCGAAGGAAAGCGCGATTGCGGAAACTCTGCGGTCAGGCCAGATCATGTTTCAGGACTTCTACCGCAACGACTACGACATGAAGGTCTATCTGGGGATCCTGGTCCCCATTTTCGACGCACAGGACGCTGGCCGGCCGCTGGGCGTTCTCGCTTTGCGCATCAATCCGGAGTCCTATCTCTTTCCCGCGATCAAGCGCTGGCCGACGCCGAGCCCTACCGCCGAGACGCTGCTCGTCCGCCGGGACGGCAACGATGCGCTCTTTCTGAGCGAGCTCCGGTTCCAGAGGAACACGACGCTGAATCTGCGCGTGCCCTTGGACCGCACCACCATGCCCGCGGTTCAGGCCGCCCTGGGCCGAGAGGGCGTGACAGACGGTGTCGACTACCGGGGCGCGAAAGTGGTGGCGGCCACTCGCACGATTCCGGATTCGCCTTGGTCGCTTGTCGCCCGCATGGACGCCACCGAAGCCTATGGGCCGATGGTGGGGGAGCTCTGGCAGATGATCGTCATGGCCGGCGGACTGCTCCTCGCAGCGGGGGGTGGCGTCGCGCTGGTCTGGCGGCAGCAGAGCCTGCGGTTCTACCGGGGAGAGGCGGCAGCGGCGGAAACGCTGCGCGCGAGCGAGGAACGATTTCGCATTGCTTCCGAGACCGCAAACGACGTGGTTTATGACTGGGATCTGAAGCAGAGCGTGCAGTGGCTGGGGAAGGTCGACGAGATGCTCGGCTATGAGCCGGGTGCGTTTCCCCGGACCCTGGACGGCTGGACAGCCTCGGTCCATCCGGACGACTTGGCGCACACGATAGCCGCGATTCAGGCCCACCTGGAAGGACACGCGCCCTATGACATCGAGTATCGTGTGCGGCGAAAGGACGGGGTGTATCGCTGGTGGTGGGCGCGTGGCGCGGCTGCCCGAACGCCGGAAGGAACGCCCGTTCGCTGGATCGGGTCGATCACGGACATCACCGAGCGCAAGCAGGCGGAGGCGGACTTAGTTGAAGCGCAAAACTTGCGCACCGAGGCCGAGAAACTGGGCAAGGTCGGAAGCTGGGAGTTTGACACCGAGACGAAGGCGATGACCTGGACCGAAGAGGTCTTCCATATCCACGAAGTGGATCTAACCTACCAACCAACGGTGGATGCAGGCGTCAATTTCTATGCACCCGCTTCCCGCCCAATCATCGCGCAGGCCGTGCAGCGTGCGATCGAGCAGGGCGAGCCTTTTGACGTGGAACTGGAGATCGTCACCGCCAAGGGCAACCGGCGCTACGTCCATTCGATTGGCAGGGCCGATCCGACCCGCCGCACAGTGCTGGGCTTCTTTCAGGACATTACCGCGCAGAAACACGCGGAGGAGGAGGTCCGCAGCCTCAACGCGGAACTGGAGCAGCGCGTGCATGAGCGCACGGCACAACTCGAAACGGCTAACGCTGACCTGCGGGCCAACCGTTCGCTCATCGAGGTCATCTATCGTTCGCAGGCGCAATTCATCGCAGCCGATGCTTCACAAGACATGTTCGATGATTTGCTCGACAGCCTGCTCGACTTGACCGGGAGCGAATACGGTTTCATCGACGAGATGTTCTACACCCCGGACGGCAAGCCCTATCTGACCGCAAGAGCCATTACGGACATCTCCTGGAACGAGCAGACGCGACAGATGTATGCGCAATTTGTCTCCGGCGAGCTGAGCTTCACGAAGTTGGAATCGCTCTTTGGCGCGGTGATGGCTACAGGGAAGCCAGTGATCGCCAACAACGCGCCGAGCGATCCACGCCGTGGAGGTGTTCCGCCCGGTCATCCGGCGCTCAACGCCTTCCTCGGCCTCCCCCTCCATTCGAACAACCGGTTCGTGGGGGTCATCGGCCTCGCCAACCGCCCCGGTGGCTACTCGGAGGAATTGATCGCCCATCTCGAGCCTGTCGTGCAGGCGTGTGCAAGTCTCCTTTCGGCGTGGCGAAGCGAACGCAAGCGGGAGGAAGCCGAGGCAGCCCTGGTGCGAAAGACCGCCGAGCTCGAAACGGCCAACAAGGAACTGGAGGCGTTCAGCTACTCCGTGTCGCACGATTTGCGCGCACCGCTGCGGGCGATCGATGGCTATGGCCGCATCCTGCTGGAGGACTACGAGAGCCGTCTCGACCCCGAAGGCCGCCGCCTGCTCGGCGTCATCTCCGGCGAAACCCGGCGCATGGGACAACTGATTGACGATCTGCTCGCCTTCTCGCAGCTGAGCCGCCGGAAACTGGAGGCTTCGGACATCGACATGGCAGCCATGGCTCGAGCCGTCTTCGACGAACAGGCGGGCCACGCCCCGCAACGAGTCTTCCGCCTGGAACTGCAACCGCTCCCGCCGGCCCACGGCGACCCGGCCATGATTCGCGTGGCATTGGGAAATCTGCTCTCCAACGCCATCAAGTTCACCAAACCTCGAAACCCCGCGGTGATCGAGATCGGAAGCCGCCTGGAAGATGGGCAGGCCGTCTACTACGTCAAGGACAACGGCGTCGGATTCGACATGAGATATGCCCACAAGCTGTTCGGGGTCTTTCAACGGTTGCACTCCACAGAGGAGTTCGAAGGCACCGGCGTGGGGCTGGCCCTGGTCCAACGCGTCGTCCACCGCCACGGCGGGCGCGTCTGGGCCGATGGCAAAGTCGACGAAGGCGCGACCTTCTACTTCTCACTGCCTGACATGAGGGAAGAATCATGA
- a CDS encoding GTPase domain-containing protein has product MVFFNYSTMQMAAKVVYYGPGLCGKTTNLQFIYGHTSQDSRGEMVSLETETDRTLFFDLLPIDVGSIAGFNTRIQLYTVPGQVFYNTTRKLVLKGVDGVVFVADSQRPMLQANLESLKNLQINLEEMNLTVDTMPIVLQYNKRDLPDVCTIEEMEQALNPHGWPSFGASAVTGQGVFETLKGISKLTLLNLKKRLSKPGPETSSQGRIVAVPAPAPARPAALSPASTGAAAPSSPPPGSAPVARPPVTLEPATQPLPVTRPAAAPAAKIAPLSPAARSKSSQVDVLAELEKIRRQAMHSPAAAVPHPPRAAAPVLTAAPAPPVASAAAPPAPHSLATPPPAQPVASGAHAKYPVLNGKGEIHRSVELTLKRGEFTRARRFLLNLRIEDEDRKVVEAIRDLPIEIQDAKSLERVLLQLNVQLKSKD; this is encoded by the coding sequence ATGGTCTTCTTCAACTACAGCACGATGCAGATGGCGGCGAAAGTGGTGTACTACGGCCCCGGTCTGTGCGGGAAGACCACCAACCTCCAGTTCATCTACGGCCACACCTCGCAGGACAGCCGGGGGGAGATGGTCTCGCTCGAGACCGAAACCGACCGGACGCTGTTCTTCGACCTGCTGCCCATCGATGTCGGCTCGATCGCCGGCTTCAATACCCGCATCCAGCTCTACACGGTCCCCGGGCAGGTGTTCTACAACACGACGCGCAAGCTCGTGCTCAAGGGCGTGGACGGCGTCGTCTTCGTCGCCGACTCCCAGCGGCCGATGCTGCAGGCCAACCTCGAATCGTTGAAGAACCTCCAGATCAACCTGGAGGAGATGAACCTGACGGTCGACACCATGCCGATCGTGCTGCAGTACAACAAGCGCGACCTGCCCGACGTCTGCACGATCGAAGAGATGGAGCAGGCGCTGAACCCGCACGGCTGGCCGAGCTTCGGCGCCTCCGCGGTGACCGGGCAGGGGGTCTTCGAGACGCTCAAGGGGATCTCGAAGCTGACGCTGCTCAACCTGAAGAAGCGGCTGAGCAAGCCGGGGCCGGAGACCAGCTCGCAGGGCCGCATCGTCGCCGTCCCGGCGCCGGCGCCGGCTCGTCCGGCCGCCCTCTCTCCGGCATCGACGGGAGCGGCGGCTCCGAGCTCCCCGCCGCCGGGCAGCGCCCCGGTGGCGCGCCCGCCGGTGACGCTCGAGCCCGCGACGCAGCCGCTGCCCGTGACACGCCCCGCTGCGGCTCCGGCCGCGAAGATAGCGCCGCTCTCTCCGGCCGCCCGATCCAAGTCGAGCCAGGTGGATGTCCTCGCCGAGCTCGAGAAGATCCGGCGTCAGGCCATGCACTCGCCGGCCGCGGCCGTCCCGCATCCACCGCGGGCCGCAGCGCCCGTCCTGACGGCCGCCCCGGCTCCGCCCGTCGCTTCCGCCGCCGCTCCCCCGGCGCCGCACTCTCTGGCGACACCGCCGCCGGCGCAGCCCGTGGCCTCCGGTGCGCACGCCAAGTACCCGGTGCTCAACGGCAAGGGCGAGATCCACCGCTCGGTCGAGCTCACCCTCAAACGGGGCGAGTTCACCCGTGCGCGCCGCTTTCTGCTCAATCTCCGGATCGAAGACGAGGACCGCAAGGTCGTCGAAGCGATCCGCGACCTGCCGATCGAGATCCAGGACGCGAAGAGCCTCGAGCGCGTCCTGCTGCAGCTGAACGTCCAGCTCAAGTCCAAGGACTGA
- a CDS encoding DUF2520 domain-containing protein — MSPPPPALDGLRFSLIGAGAVGQSLADWIATRGGRLLQVAGRPGPAGSEPCTGASRLAAFAERHAVPAVDTRRLSTAGEDLLLIAVPDGALAGLAATLAARPQARVALHVSGVAPAAVLAPLRAAGSAIGGFHPLRAFPAPTSDVAEAAGIFFALDGDLPALALGRRLAAALDATAAPVGEAQRPLYHLVATLMAGAVATVVSTAMEISARCGLPAEVRQGLDRLATDALAGALARPDPAAGITGPAARGDQETFLHELAQLLRSAPEAAPVVVALARESLRQRARISAPDPPRIALAERLARTDLLDLTKDRVLTSSPKPQG; from the coding sequence GTGAGCCCCCCGCCTCCGGCCCTCGACGGCCTGCGCTTCAGCCTGATCGGCGCCGGAGCGGTCGGCCAGAGCCTGGCGGACTGGATCGCGACCCGCGGCGGGAGGCTGCTCCAGGTGGCGGGGCGCCCCGGCCCTGCTGGCTCTGAGCCCTGCACGGGCGCCTCTCGTCTTGCTGCTTTCGCCGAGCGCCACGCAGTGCCTGCCGTGGACACCCGTCGGCTCTCCACAGCCGGCGAGGACCTCCTGCTGATCGCCGTTCCTGACGGCGCACTCGCCGGGCTCGCCGCGACGCTCGCCGCCCGCCCGCAGGCCCGCGTCGCGCTGCACGTCTCGGGAGTCGCCCCGGCGGCGGTGCTCGCACCGCTGCGCGCAGCAGGTTCGGCGATCGGCGGGTTCCACCCGCTGCGGGCCTTCCCGGCGCCCACGAGCGACGTGGCGGAGGCCGCGGGGATCTTCTTCGCTCTCGACGGCGACCTGCCGGCGCTGGCGCTCGGACGACGCCTCGCCGCGGCCCTGGACGCCACAGCCGCTCCCGTCGGGGAGGCGCAGCGCCCGCTCTATCACCTCGTCGCGACGCTGATGGCCGGGGCCGTCGCGACCGTCGTCTCCACGGCCATGGAGATCTCCGCCCGGTGCGGACTGCCGGCCGAGGTGCGCCAGGGACTGGACCGGCTGGCGACCGACGCCCTCGCAGGGGCCCTCGCGCGGCCCGATCCCGCTGCGGGAATCACCGGCCCGGCGGCACGCGGCGACCAGGAGACCTTCCTCCACGAGCTTGCCCAACTCCTCCGCAGCGCTCCCGAAGCAGCGCCCGTCGTCGTCGCCCTGGCGCGGGAGAGCCTCCGCCAGCGGGCGCGCATCAGCGCTCCCGATCCGCCCCGGATCGCCCTGGCGGAGCGCCTCGCACGCACGGATCTCCTTGACCTGACGAAAGATCGGGTGCTAACTTCGTCGCCCAAGCCGCAAGGCTGA
- the hrcA gene encoding heat-inducible transcription repressor HrcA — protein sequence MRTVRPAVELTPRDREILRDVVQTFILVGEPVSSRAVAKHVQHGVSAATIRNVMADLEEWGYLEQPHTSAGRVPSSAGYHLYIESLMAKGSLSEDDRRRIDGDLHGGEAAPGRLVALTSQLLSRLSGQIGILVTPAIGDTVLRTVDFVPLSGRRVLCVVVSEAGFVENKLLEIEEELSREELVRISNYLTENFRGRTLRNIRERLLAAMTDERTQMDELLGRAISLAQRSLESTQGPEVLVEGTALLLAHPELENLSRVRLLLDTFADRQRLVGLLNQCMVGGGVRVVIGEDSSVTSDLGFSLVARPFGSGESGQGTLGIFGPSRMAYERIIPLVDYLGESLSKALEASANR from the coding sequence ATGCGAACCGTCCGCCCAGCCGTCGAACTGACTCCCCGCGATCGCGAGATCCTGCGGGATGTCGTGCAGACCTTCATCCTCGTCGGTGAGCCGGTGAGCTCGCGCGCGGTGGCGAAGCATGTCCAGCATGGGGTCTCGGCGGCGACGATCCGCAACGTCATGGCCGACCTCGAAGAGTGGGGCTACCTCGAGCAGCCGCACACCTCCGCCGGTCGGGTGCCGTCGAGCGCCGGCTACCATCTTTATATCGAGTCCCTGATGGCGAAGGGGAGCCTCTCGGAGGACGATCGCCGGCGCATCGACGGCGACCTCCACGGCGGTGAGGCGGCGCCCGGCCGGCTGGTCGCCCTGACCTCGCAGCTGCTCTCCCGCCTCTCCGGACAGATCGGCATTCTGGTGACCCCGGCGATCGGCGACACGGTCCTGCGCACCGTCGACTTCGTGCCGCTCTCCGGCCGCCGGGTTCTCTGCGTGGTCGTCTCCGAGGCCGGATTCGTCGAGAACAAGCTGCTCGAGATCGAGGAAGAGCTGTCGCGGGAAGAGTTGGTCCGGATTTCGAACTATCTGACCGAGAACTTCCGCGGCAGAACCCTGCGCAACATTCGCGAACGTCTCCTCGCAGCGATGACCGACGAGCGGACGCAGATGGACGAGCTCCTCGGGCGCGCGATCTCCCTCGCCCAGCGCTCGCTCGAGTCGACTCAGGGGCCGGAGGTCCTGGTCGAGGGCACGGCGCTGCTGCTGGCGCACCCGGAGCTCGAGAATCTCTCCCGGGTCCGCCTCCTGCTCGATACCTTCGCCGATCGCCAGCGTCTGGTCGGCCTGCTGAACCAGTGCATGGTCGGAGGGGGGGTCCGGGTGGTGATCGGCGAGGACAGCTCGGTGACCTCCGATCTCGGATTCAGCCTCGTGGCGCGCCCGTTCGGCAGCGGCGAGAGCGGTCAGGGTACTCTTGGCATCTTCGGTCCCTCGCGCATGGCCTACGAACGCATCATTCCTTTGGTCGACTATCTGGGAGAATCCCTGTCCAAGGCGCTCGAGGCGAGCGCGAACCGGTAG
- the grpE gene encoding nucleotide exchange factor GrpE has protein sequence MSERNDSDTKAEEGSSSPDGYEDTVVEILSLGDDDDADAATAPDRAHDPGTASDSVAVRRLDSQLAAERERALRLRADFDNFRKRTERDRAEIERYALTDVLRELLPVVDNLERALSVQSGQSEVGDLRKGVEMIARQFQEVLKRYGLTPIPALGERFDPSVHEAVIQEESDSVAAPTVALELQRGYRLNDRLLRPSMVKVAVPRETTDDGSTTDSSQ, from the coding sequence ATGAGCGAGCGCAACGACTCCGATACAAAAGCCGAAGAGGGAAGTTCTTCCCCGGACGGCTACGAGGACACCGTCGTCGAGATTCTGAGCCTCGGCGACGACGACGACGCGGATGCCGCGACTGCCCCCGACCGCGCCCACGACCCTGGCACCGCGTCCGACTCCGTCGCCGTGCGCCGCCTGGACTCGCAACTCGCCGCGGAGCGCGAGAGAGCTCTGCGTCTGCGCGCCGATTTCGACAACTTCCGCAAGCGGACCGAGCGCGATCGCGCCGAAATCGAGCGCTACGCCTTGACGGACGTGCTGCGCGAGCTGCTGCCGGTGGTCGACAATCTGGAGCGCGCCCTCTCGGTCCAGAGCGGCCAGAGCGAGGTCGGCGACCTGCGCAAGGGCGTCGAGATGATCGCCCGGCAGTTTCAGGAGGTGCTCAAGCGCTACGGGCTCACGCCGATCCCGGCCCTGGGAGAGCGCTTCGACCCGTCGGTTCACGAGGCCGTCATCCAGGAGGAGTCCGACAGTGTCGCCGCACCGACGGTGGCGCTCGAGCTGCAGCGCGGATACCGCCTGAACGACCGGCTCCTGCGGCCGTCGATGGTGAAGGTCGCCGTGCCGAGAGAGACGACGGACGACGGCTCCACCACGGATTCGTCGCAGTAG